A portion of the Corynebacterium jeikeium genome contains these proteins:
- a CDS encoding glutamate ABC transporter substrate-binding protein, with translation MKLSLLRGGRGRSRNQGRRGVVGKRVAAAVVAVATTMSLAACGSSGPRNLLADIEAGHVTLGTKFDQPGLGERTPDREFAGVDNDVSRYVIEYIANKNGWDVPEMEWRETPSAQRETLINNGEVNMIAATYSINAGRLAAVDFAGPYLVTHQALLVRGSEGIQGLDDVAPGTRLCSVSGSTPAQKVKDALPEVQLQEFDTYAACAEGVKQGVVDALTTDATILAGFAQRYKERFGDDFRVVELRNPDGSYWTNEYYGIGLPKGDDASREAINEALESLYDTGELQKILKKHLGDKFELDDKPAIGDLSFVEKK, from the coding sequence CGCCGAGGTGTCGTCGGCAAGCGAGTTGCGGCGGCTGTCGTAGCTGTTGCCACGACAATGAGCCTCGCGGCCTGCGGTAGCAGCGGACCCCGAAACCTGCTGGCCGATATCGAAGCCGGGCACGTGACACTGGGTACGAAGTTTGACCAGCCGGGTCTCGGCGAGCGCACCCCGGACCGTGAGTTCGCGGGCGTCGACAACGATGTTTCCCGCTACGTCATTGAGTACATCGCCAACAAGAACGGTTGGGATGTGCCCGAGATGGAGTGGCGCGAGACCCCGTCCGCTCAGCGCGAGACGCTGATTAACAACGGCGAGGTCAACATGATCGCCGCCACCTACTCCATCAACGCTGGCCGCCTGGCTGCCGTCGACTTCGCCGGCCCGTACCTGGTCACGCACCAGGCACTGTTGGTGCGCGGTTCCGAGGGTATCCAGGGGCTTGACGACGTCGCCCCGGGCACTCGCCTGTGTTCTGTATCCGGCTCCACCCCAGCGCAGAAAGTCAAGGACGCTCTACCGGAGGTGCAGCTGCAGGAGTTCGATACCTACGCCGCGTGCGCGGAAGGTGTGAAGCAGGGTGTCGTCGATGCCCTGACTACCGATGCAACTATTCTCGCGGGCTTCGCCCAGCGCTACAAGGAGCGCTTCGGCGACGACTTCCGCGTGGTCGAGCTGCGCAACCCCGATGGTTCCTACTGGACCAATGAGTACTACGGCATCGGCCTGCCCAAGGGTGATGATGCCAGCCGTGAGGCCATCAATGAGGCGCTGGAGTCGCTGTACGACACCGGTGAGCTTCAGAAGATCCTGAAGAAGCATTTGGGCGACAAGTTCGAGCTCGACGACAAGCCGGCAATCGGCGATCTGTCGTTCGTAGAGAAGAAGTAG
- a CDS encoding BCCT family transporter translates to MGSTQTPQVKTQEKKSGGFLKNLPTDPLIFTTAMGFIVLFVAVTIALGDTARDAYSAASDWVTSNMGWLFIGGVSASFIFLIGLFVSRYGRIQLGDDDEEPEYTIAEWFGMLFAGGTGSMLMFWGVAEPLNHAYNPPFGQEPMSREAQNTAMAFTIYHLGIHMWVIMALPGLALGYFIYKRHLPPRVSSIFAPLLGTRIYSWPGKLIDAVAIIGTVVGIAVSVGMGALQINSGAARVIGTPESSMVQLILIAIIIVIASISVARGLDKGIKVLSNANIWAAMALMVFVLLMGPTLTLLRQTVDTTGVYLDALPRIMFWTDSYDVNPNWKQGAWTVFYWAWTICWSPFVGMFVARISRGRTVRQFIAGVIALPTIVSIMWFSIFGRAGFELENEQPGILTEPVVEGGDPSPALFILLEQYPLATLVSVFALFVIMIFFVTSIDSASMVMDMMSTGEENKAPTFYRVLWGVMIGAVAASLLLISGETALEALQSAVIVIGVPFFFLHFVMMYSLVKGMSDDHMAVRKPVTRQWEKTDTPEKLEKHEAAPAPGYDEEGNELPRFEYTHDEEGRLVIQSDVVVEGEFESGEKSESESPEESGTKSES, encoded by the coding sequence ATGGGATCTACACAAACGCCACAAGTAAAAACGCAAGAAAAGAAGTCGGGCGGTTTTCTTAAGAACCTGCCGACCGACCCGTTGATCTTCACGACGGCGATGGGTTTCATTGTCCTCTTTGTGGCAGTGACCATAGCGCTGGGGGATACCGCTCGGGATGCCTACTCGGCCGCTTCCGATTGGGTTACGTCTAACATGGGCTGGCTGTTCATCGGTGGTGTCTCGGCAAGCTTTATCTTCCTCATCGGCTTGTTTGTGTCCCGCTACGGACGCATCCAGCTTGGCGATGATGACGAAGAGCCCGAATACACCATCGCCGAGTGGTTCGGCATGCTCTTCGCCGGTGGTACTGGCTCCATGCTGATGTTCTGGGGTGTGGCTGAACCGCTCAACCACGCTTACAACCCGCCGTTCGGTCAAGAGCCGATGAGCCGCGAAGCTCAGAACACTGCGATGGCATTTACCATCTACCACCTGGGTATTCACATGTGGGTCATCATGGCGCTGCCGGGGCTCGCGCTGGGGTACTTCATTTACAAGCGTCACCTGCCGCCGCGCGTCTCCTCCATCTTCGCGCCGCTGCTCGGTACCCGCATCTACTCATGGCCGGGCAAGCTTATCGACGCCGTCGCCATCATCGGTACCGTCGTCGGTATCGCGGTATCGGTGGGCATGGGTGCGCTGCAGATTAACTCCGGTGCTGCACGTGTAATCGGTACCCCGGAAAGCTCGATGGTGCAGCTCATTCTGATTGCCATCATTATTGTGATTGCCTCGATTTCCGTGGCCCGCGGTCTGGACAAAGGTATTAAGGTGTTGTCCAATGCGAACATTTGGGCCGCCATGGCATTGATGGTCTTCGTGCTGCTCATGGGCCCGACATTGACGCTGCTGCGCCAGACCGTCGATACGACAGGTGTCTACTTGGATGCGCTGCCTCGCATCATGTTCTGGACTGACTCCTACGACGTCAACCCGAATTGGAAACAGGGCGCCTGGACGGTCTTCTACTGGGCCTGGACAATCTGCTGGTCGCCATTTGTGGGCATGTTCGTCGCCCGTATTTCCCGCGGCCGTACTGTGCGTCAGTTCATTGCCGGTGTGATTGCACTGCCGACAATCGTGTCAATCATGTGGTTCTCTATCTTCGGCCGCGCTGGCTTCGAACTGGAAAATGAGCAGCCGGGCATTCTGACGGAACCAGTCGTCGAAGGAGGGGATCCCTCGCCGGCTCTATTTATCCTGCTGGAGCAGTACCCACTGGCAACCCTTGTCAGTGTGTTTGCGCTCTTTGTGATTATGATCTTCTTCGTCACCTCCATTGACTCCGCTTCGATGGTGATGGACATGATGTCTACCGGTGAGGAAAACAAGGCTCCGACCTTCTACCGCGTGCTGTGGGGCGTCATGATTGGTGCTGTGGCAGCTTCTCTGCTGCTGATTTCTGGTGAAACCGCACTGGAAGCGCTGCAGTCTGCCGTGATTGTTATCGGTGTACCGTTCTTCTTCCTCCACTTTGTGATGATGTACTCCTTGGTCAAAGGCATGAGTGATGACCACATGGCAGTGCGCAAGCCGGTTACCCGCCAGTGGGAGAAGACCGATACTCCAGAGAAGTTGGAGAAGCACGAAGCCGCACCCGCGCCGGGCTACGACGAAGAGGGCAATGAGCTGCCGCGCTTTGAGTACACCCACGATGAAGAGGGACGTCTGGTTATTCAGTCCGATGTGGTCGTTGAAGGCGAGTTTGAGTCTGGCGAAAAGTCGGAATCAGAGAGCCCAGAGGAGTCGGGGACGAAGTCTGAGTCGTAG
- a CDS encoding amino acid ABC transporter permease: MATRATVLYDAPGPKAQRFNRTLTWIVAAITVAILAWVGMKLADKGQFEANKWSFFLESTTWTTYILPGLVSTIVAAVVSIVLALVIGALLGVGRLSPVAPVRWLCSVIVEFFRAIPVLVLMLFAYSVFALWQLFPSNYLGFAAVVFGLTMYNGSVIGETLRSGIESLPKGQREAAIALGLSHRQTMVTILLPQAVAAMLPAIISQMVIALKDSALGYMIGYVEVVRSGRQLGEYYGAMIPSLVVVAIILIAINFGLANLAERIESQLRAGRARRNIIAKVPHQPDVGVTTKDQANVDWHDEDYKDLRGTYE; the protein is encoded by the coding sequence ATGGCTACTCGCGCAACAGTTCTTTACGACGCGCCGGGCCCCAAGGCTCAGCGCTTCAACCGAACCCTCACCTGGATCGTGGCCGCAATCACCGTTGCGATTCTCGCCTGGGTGGGAATGAAGCTGGCCGACAAGGGCCAGTTCGAGGCCAATAAATGGTCGTTCTTCCTCGAATCCACAACCTGGACCACATACATTCTGCCCGGTCTGGTCAGCACCATTGTCGCGGCTGTCGTCTCTATTGTGTTGGCACTGGTTATTGGCGCTCTCCTGGGCGTCGGCAGGCTGAGCCCGGTCGCACCGGTGCGCTGGCTGTGCTCGGTGATTGTCGAGTTCTTCCGCGCCATTCCGGTGCTGGTGCTCATGCTGTTTGCCTACTCGGTGTTCGCGCTTTGGCAGCTGTTTCCGTCGAACTACCTCGGCTTTGCCGCCGTTGTGTTTGGCCTGACCATGTACAACGGCTCCGTCATTGGCGAGACACTGCGCTCCGGCATCGAGTCGCTGCCGAAGGGCCAGCGTGAGGCCGCGATTGCGCTGGGTCTCTCCCACCGCCAGACGATGGTCACTATTTTGCTGCCGCAGGCAGTCGCCGCCATGCTGCCGGCGATTATCTCGCAGATGGTCATTGCGCTGAAGGACTCCGCGCTGGGTTACATGATTGGCTACGTCGAGGTTGTCCGCTCTGGCCGCCAGCTTGGCGAGTACTACGGCGCCATGATTCCATCGCTGGTCGTCGTGGCGATCATTCTCATTGCCATCAACTTCGGCCTGGCCAACCTTGCCGAGCGTATCGAAAGCCAGCTCCGCGCCGGCCGCGCCCGCCGCAACATCATTGCGAAGGTCCCGCATCAGCCTGATGTCGGTGTCACCACCAAGGACCAGGCCAACGTGGATTGGCACGATGAGGACTACAAGGACCTCCGAGGCACCTACGAGTAA
- a CDS encoding amino acid ABC transporter permease has protein sequence MNPELWSEMGPELLPAFWVTIKLTIASAIGSLIFGTLLTAMRVSPVGILRTLSTWYISIVRNTPLTLIVLLASMGLYYNLGLLLAAENDSFIVKQNFRLAVLAFVAYTSCFVAESLRAGINTVPFGQAEAARSLGLSFGQSFRYIIFPQAFRGAIVPLGNTLIALTKNTTIASVIGVAEASLLMKTMTENYASDILIIFGIIAVGFIILTLPTGLFFGWAGKRWAVKR, from the coding sequence ATGAATCCAGAACTATGGAGTGAAATGGGGCCGGAACTGCTTCCGGCTTTCTGGGTAACCATCAAACTGACGATTGCTTCGGCAATTGGTTCCCTGATTTTTGGCACGCTTCTCACCGCTATGCGCGTGAGCCCCGTGGGAATCCTACGTACCCTGTCGACCTGGTACATCAGCATTGTCCGCAATACCCCGCTGACGTTGATTGTGCTGCTGGCCTCGATGGGTCTCTACTACAACTTGGGGCTGCTGCTGGCTGCGGAGAATGACTCCTTCATTGTCAAGCAGAACTTCCGTCTCGCGGTGTTGGCGTTTGTTGCCTACACCTCGTGCTTCGTTGCGGAGTCCCTGCGCGCCGGTATTAATACTGTGCCGTTCGGTCAGGCCGAAGCCGCCCGCTCCCTGGGGCTTAGCTTCGGCCAGAGCTTCCGCTACATCATCTTCCCGCAGGCGTTCCGTGGCGCTATCGTGCCGCTCGGCAACACCCTGATCGCGCTGACCAAGAACACCACGATTGCCTCGGTAATCGGTGTGGCTGAAGCGTCGCTGCTGATGAAGACCATGACCGAAAACTACGCCAGCGATATCCTGATTATCTTCGGCATCATCGCTGTCGGCTTTATTATTCTGACTCTGCCGACCGGCCTGTTCTTCGGCTGGGCTGGCAAGCGATGGGCGGTGAAGCGCTAA